In one window of Drosophila innubila isolate TH190305 chromosome 2L unlocalized genomic scaffold, UK_Dinn_1.0 4_B_2L, whole genome shotgun sequence DNA:
- the LOC117779639 gene encoding replication protein A 32 kDa subunit, which yields MNDSFGDFNATQTATAGATKDASGEGIISLLVKQILESPEGNFKMFDVTYALVCAVGIVRNIETSSTKITYSLEDHSGRIDAHYWLEEGDAINAPDVMINNYVKIYGSVRSQAGQRVLMVFKLLNVLDPNEVCTHMLEAMHSRYKAEEYHVKGDSTSTNAAGMSSNVTSSQGNAMVAGLDSKQLAVFQAIKSKQSEEGIHRSELKSKFSHISASEMNNILDFMISEGHIYSSIDADHFICTL from the exons AATGCCACCCAAACGGCGACAGCGGGAGCCACCAAAGATGCATCCGGAGAG GGAATCATTTCGTTGCTGGTGAAACAAATTCTGGAATCGCCTGAGGGCAATTTTAAGATGTTCGATGTTACTTACGCCCTGGTCTGTGCTGTGGGTATTGTGCGCAACATTGAGACGTCCTCGACGAAGATAACGTATTCTCTGGAGGATCACAGTGGACGTATTGATGCCCACTACTGGCTGGAAGAGGGCGACGCTATTAACGCCCCCGATGTCATGATCAATAACTATGTGAAAATCTATGGATCTGTGCGCTCGCAGGCGGGTCAAAGAGTTCTCATGGTCTTCAAGCTGCTGAATGTCTTGGATCCCAACGAGGTGTGCACCCACATGCTAGAGGCCATGCACTCCAGGTACAAGGCCGAGGAGTACCATGTCAAGGGCGACTCCACTTCGACCAACGCCGCTGGCATGTCGTCCAACGTCACCTCCAGCCAAGGCAACGCCATGGTCGCTGGTCTGGACAGCAAACAGCTGGCTGTGTTCCAGGCAATTAAATCCAAACAGTCTGAGGAGGGCATCCACCGCAGCGAGCTCAAGTCCAAGTTCTCGCATATAAGCGCTTCCGAAATGAA CAACATTTTGGACTTTATGATATCGGAGGGTCATATCTACTCGAGCATTGATGCAGACCATTTTATATGCACTTTGTAA